In the genome of Stomoxys calcitrans chromosome 4, idStoCalc2.1, whole genome shotgun sequence, the window TTACATTAAGGttctaaaatgtacaaaatggtactttttttatCAGATTGTGCTACAGCTCTTAAAATCGAGATGCAGTTACtccttgacagtatatatcgGGGAACAAggactttttttgaaattcgaacatttaggtacttaaacgtacaaaatggtactttctttactgaTTGAGATAGATAGAATTTGGGATGCAAGTACACCTTGAGAGTTTATACCGGCCGACTAGAAACATTTCTTGAAATTCGCACATTAGTGTACTAAAGGGTACAAAATTgcactttcttaacagattgaCATACAGCTCTCAAAATCAGTATGCTGTAAATCTTTGACATTATACAATGGGGGGAAAAggtgatttttcgaaattcgtgcATTTAAGCACTACAACTTTCataatggtactttctttacgaattggGATACAGGTACGTACACCTTGACAATATATTTTAGATGACaaatagtactttctttacagattgagatATATCTCTAGAATTTGGGATACAGGAACACCTTGGCAATATATATTAGGCGACTAgaagaattttttgcaattagCACAATtaggtacaaaatggtacttcctTTACAAATTGAGCTACAGCACTTTAATTTGGGACACACTTGCACTTTGGCAGTACATATTGGGCGGCTaggagatttttttgaaattcgtagaTTTAAGTAATAAAACGTACGAAATGGGCTCTGAAATTTAAGATACaggtacaccttgacagtatatttcggttgattaaataattttttgaaattcgaaatttaaggcactaaaaagtacaaaatgctACTTCTTTAACAGATTGAGAGACAGCTCTCAAAATCGAGATGCAGTACTCCTACATAGTATTTATCGGGGATCAAGGatacttttttgaaattcgaacatttgggtactaaaacgtacaaaattatactttctttacagattgagctataGTTTTCAAAATTGGGTTACGGTTACTCCTTAACAGAATTTATCGGACtagaatttttttgcaattcgtATATTGAGGTAACAAAAACGTACAAACTAGTACTTTCTTCACGGATCAAGGTTTAGGtctgaaattttcaatacaaGTACACAATGATAGTATAAACCGGTCGACTAGACAATTTTATTGACATTCGTACatctaggtactaaaacgtacaaatttgtactttctttacggattgagcaaCAGCTcttaaaattgggatacagttacTCCACAACAGAACACATCGGGCGACTTGAAGATTGTTTAACATTCGTAtatataggtactaaaacgtacaaaggtACTACCTTTACGAATTGaactaaagctctcaaaatttggatacattTACACCTAGACAGTATTTATTGGGTGACTAGgagatttttaaaattaataccTCTAGGTACTAAACCGtacaaattggtactttcttaccGGCCTGAGTTTCAGCTCTCATAATTATACAGTTGCAAAGTTAAAGATACAGTTGCTCCATGCCGGatacagattgagctagagcatgaaaatttggaatacagAATGGGCGATTACAAAGTTTTTTCGTACTTTCTTTGCGGATTGAATTAGAGCTCACAAAAATGGGTTACAGTTACACCTTGGTAGTATTTATCGAGCGACTagagtcttttttttttaaattcgtccACTTGggcactaaaactttcaaaatgttgcTTCCTTTACGGATAAGGCTAAAGCGCGTAAAATTGCGACACAGTTAAACCTTGACATTGGGTGTACCATTGAGGACAGCGAAGCGACCGGGCGTGTGCTGATATGTAtataaattggaaaattttctctgaaaatgAAGCAACAAATATCTTTTTGAGAGATTCGTTCTGTACGCCTTTTCCTAGAATTTAGTTTTCGAATAGGATTTTACTACAATACTTTTGGTATCCAGCAAACTGCTCTTTTAATCATCGGAAttgttttagtttattttaacaCTTCTTTTctgccttctttttcttctttttagaaTATCCGCCACAATGCCCATGTCCAATGCAACAGTCGTGTCCAAAAAACGTCCATACTGGGCCTCATATTGGTAGCAACAGCATCAATCGCACTCACAAcgccagcagcaacaacaacagcagcagcaacaacagtacATTAGCCAATCTCAGCGGCAataccaccaccatcaccaccaacTCATCAGCAACAATAGTCAATCattgcaacagcaacagcaagtgCAGCAATTTGAATGTCTCGACTTCAATGCagcacaacagcagcaacaaaccGACGATGAGCGATACGAGTACGgtgaacaacagcagcagcaaccgcaataacaacaacagtatAACAGCGACGATGATATTGAATGCCAATAAcaagcacaacaacagcaataacagCGAAGTGAATTCCAATAGAGGCCCagtaaaaaatctaaaaaatgcaACCGAAACACAAATCGAAACATCCAACAAACATGTCAACGACAATGTACCCCTCTTATCGGTCAAAACTGAATTATCCTCCGACGACACAGACAACAAAAGCCAGTATGAAGAAAATGTGGTCACACCCCCAACTCCCCCAGGCGCCTTCAGCACAAACGAGGATAAGCTTAAGGACTCGTCGGACAAAGATACTGCCATACAGGATGTGGAGGAGAGCACAGATAAGTTGCAAACAACTAATGCGATGACCGTTGCTAGCCCCACACCTATAGAGGCTTACGATTTGACAACTACCACACCTCCTCTGGCGGCCAGTGCGGGAAGTGCAGCGATGCCACCTGTCAAGAACAGTACACAATCCACACAACACACAATGACAGTGGGTAGAAGAGCCCGCATAGGTAAATCAATGGCTTGGAATATGGTCTATGCTGGTGCTGCAACCCACCCCACCGCTGCGAATCCAGTTCCCACAAATTTGTCAAATCCGGCTTTGCCAACGCAAGCGTGTTTACCAGGACGAACTGGCTCTCAGCCCGTATCTCCTTTGCATATCGCAACCTCGCCTACTTCTACGGCGACAGTAGCTTCCACCGTCCTAAGGCGTCCCACAGCGACCCACTCTGACCATGGATCAACCTCGCCTGAGCATAATGTCAATGGCCTGTTGGGCAAAACACCGACTCCTACCACATTTTTTGTCAATAATGTCATAACCAAACAGGAGATCGTTGAAGTACAAGCACCACTGCTGCTGAAGGCCGAAATCAAATCGGAGAAAATAAAACTCGAAGACGATATACTCGATACAATGTTGCTTCAACACAGCAACGTAGCGCAACACCAGTCGCACGGATGCCAACAATCTCCGCAGAAACATATCATACCAGAGAAAAATGAGCTTAAAATCATAAAAGCTGAGCCCATAACActcagcgaaattttgcacgaaagcAAGGTAAAGATCGAGCAGGACTGTGAAATTCTCACACCATCCGTATCTAAAGACAGCCCCCTGGAGCAGAGgccggaaagacggacagaacTGCTAGTGCCGAAGACGCAGGGTAGAATGCGATTGCTCCCTTCATGGCAACAGCCAATACATGCCACACCCCCACCCCTTCCGGCGGTTAATTGTGATATTGACTTATCGACTACGTCCGACGACGAAGTGCTCGATTTGTGTCACAGTCCTGTCACTGGGTGCTCCTCATCCTCCGCATCTCAGCCCAACTCAGGGAAACGTATGAAGATTTTGGAATTCAACAAAAACCAATGTAAAAAATCTCCTCCCAATAGCTACAAGAGTCTCATCAAGCAGGCTGAGCCCAAAATGTATCTCTGCCTGAGCCGTAAATTCGAAAAGAAATCGCGAAGCGGTAGAATTCACTCTTTCAAATCGAACAAGGGCAGTGCCCTTAATAATGGCATGCGCAGAAGGGAACTTCTGCTAACCGATCAACAAAAGGAGAGTCTACGACTAAGGAAGAAGAAATTGGCAGCTATGGAAAAACGTCGCAGGGAGTCTAAAGAACTTAAGAGATCGGAATTAAGGCTAAAACGAAAGTGCACCAAGGAATCCAAGACGACGAACACTGATAAACTAAGTATTAAGGGCGAAAATTCTGAGCTTGAGGACATCAAGCATAACTGTGGCAAAGTGAAAGCAGAACACGATGTCATAGATTTGGTGGAAGATGAAGAAGTGGATGAGTTAGTGAAGAATAAGGACAATGATGGGATTGCATTGAAAGAAGTCTCGGTGGCAACTAATAAAGAAGATATTGTCGTTGGTAGAGTTCCCACTGCCTCTCCGAAACCTTCCCCCAAGCGCGGCAAACCACCAAAGAAACCAGCTATACCCATGCATTTAATTGAAACTATAGACGCTGTGGCCCGAGGCTACTTCTCCGAGCCCGAGTGTCGCACAGCATGTTCTCCAGGACCATCAGATTTACACAGGATCAACACAAGCACAGAGGAAAAGGAAACATCTCGGAAACCTCTGGCCCTCAAGATGCAGAAGAAGACCAAAACCACTTTGGAGAAAAGATCCAAGTCAGAAACTAAGAAGCCACTTAATGCACATACCGATATCTTGACAAGTGGTTGCCTTATTCGAGAACAACTGGCTCGACCATTGCTAGACACAGCTCAATCATTAACTACCTCAAAATCAATGGAAAAACTAAGTACTCCTACAGGGGTAGCCTTAGATGGAGGGGTCTCCCTGGAGATGGCTTCAGGGGAGAACATACAGAAGTCGGCGACTAAAGTTCgcacaaaagaaacaaaaccgAATATTATTCGGGAGAAGAAGCAAAAGAAGTGCACACaacttttcaaaaaatcaaaagctcCAGCGGAGGCCAATACCATGGTCAAGGACTCAATACTTATCAAGGAAAACCAGTTATCCGGTTTGAGCTTGGAAGCAAATAACAATGGATATCATTTGGAGAAGCCAAAAGAAGCCCAAAATCTCCCAGAAAAAAGCGATAACCTCCTTGTAGAGTCAACAAAATCAGCTGAGAACCTGTTGTCATTCCTACCTGGCGCCGTGGAGAACTCCACTAACTTTACATTTAACGCTCAAACTCCACCATCCATATTGCTAATGGATCCTCTTGTTTTTAATGCAACAGGAGCCACCAGCAGCAACATTGTTGCACCTGCATCAGCATCACCAACACCGTTACAGTCACAACATTCCAATGGTACTATTCAACCTGCAACTACGCCGGTATTCCTACCTCCTATGCCTCGTGTGGTCTGCCACTCGCACCATCAACATGGAGTCAAGCGCAATCGATCACGTTCCAAATTTGGCAGTCGAAAGCGGCAAAAGTTAAAACATTCCACGGTGTCATTTGAAGTTGACGAAACACTGCCGCCAGCTCCGCGTATGGATGTTGTGCCAAAATGGAACAATGGCTGGACTTGGGAGGGTAAACAATTCCAGGGTGCTGTCTTTTTGAATGTAAGTAATCCTGTAGTCATTAAGAACATTCAAGTGTTGATAAATAATTTCCTTTTCTCTCTCACATACAGAGCGATGATCCATTGGTTATACGAACTTGTTATCCTGCTATGCGCCATTTGGAGGGAGACATTATACGCACCCGCGACTGTGTCCTTCTAAAGGCCAATGAAGATAACGAGTTGCCTTATGTGGCCAAGGTGGCCCACCTCTGGGAAAACCCTGAAGACGGTAAGCCTCTGGCTGATTGATTTGTATCTTCAGGCTCTCAATTAACTAACTCTGGTCTCTTCCCGTAGGTGAAATGATGATGTCTCTCTTGTGGTACTATCGTCCTGAACACACCGAACAAGGCCGTCAGTTATGCGATAGCCCTGACGAAGTATACGCCTCGCGCCATCGAGATCACAATTCAGTGGCCTGCGTTGAAGATAAATGTTATGTCTTGACCTTTAGTGAATACTGCAGGTAGGTCTTAATGCAACTTATTGCAAATCATATTATAAACTTAGCGATTCACAACTAACGAATTGACGACAAAGTTTATATACAACTTTGTTCAAAGCTTCCTTCGCCCTTTCTTACACTCATGCATATACAAATTTGTCcggcaatgagtgctgtccggttcaagtttaagctaaatgatatgggacctcttttttatagccgagtccgaacggcgcacaGTATTACCTTACGAAATTGTATACCTATCTTTAAGAACACTTCAAATGAGAAGAAACCAAaatgaatatgtatactttaagtCTTCTTTCTACTAATTATTGTTTGCATACCAAGGGTTTATAGCATAACGGTACGACATATTTCTTAGCAAATATAAACATTTATGCTTttgtaaaaactttaaaatttttttgattaatGCACCAAAATAGATTTAGATCTTAAAGAAGACATGATTGAGGAACAATTTTTCAATCTAAAGTCTCACAAACTTTAATATGTGGTTATTACCATTAATTTTAAGTTAGAGGCAAATATAAAGAAATATCTTTCAAAATTAaagcttacttactttacttacaagtacccatgcctcggaaccatatagtAGTAGTATTagtagttattgttgttgttattgtatctttcgtctgcttgagctctgcgactaaggtggggtaTGTTCAGAAGGATCTGAGGCTGAGTGGGTCTGGTTGGGCAGTTCAACAGGTGACTTATATCCTGTGGTCCCAAGTCAAAATCGGAAGTTAAGGCGCATACATCTGCCAGATCGtagttgagccagaactactctggtttgccgggggaagttcatttcttcaggtgcaatgggaagcGTTCGTTCTCCAAAGAACATTTTAACCCGGTGGCTATTCACCGGGTAtctattcacccggtagctaatCAGCGCATCTGCATGCATGTTGTCtagcttgatctagaggttttctcttgtagcgctgaaccttacAAGATGATGATTCGGAGGGTCCCTGCGAtaattgcttagacagcacgtagttatgtcttcgcacgggtaggatatTTTTTTCCTAATGGAGGTGGACCACATGaaaactaaggagacagcccgccgCAGTccgaagagcggcattctgacagatctcaATATAATTCCACTGCGTATCACATAGCTGAcgggaccacactggcgctgcataacctaccacagaccggccaagtgctttgtacgtggtcaacaagtttCTTTGCCAGCACCCCAAGAGCTGCCGGAAAGTGACTTGAttaccttgtttctacttttgactttatcgcaaattgctgtggcatgtggggataATGTGTAAAAGCTGTCAAGTATtttgacgccaagtattttggaacacttgatggtcggaatagTTTATCCATCAACCATCACATTCAGCtcattattcacctcacgcgtatctGTAGTGAACAAAgttgctgaagatttggtggcagatagcTTCAAAACTCTTGCAGCGAAATGagcggcaagttcgttgaggtagccatttaacctatcgcagatgccaTCAATGCGTGGGGGCCTGATGGCATGATcgcacaatcgtccgcatatgatactatCTCTATGGCTCACTCTACCacgtttcactctacggtatttcgatttcttatccctaaatttcacaaatgactggcgaccacacagataattttcgacccagcgtttcaggcctggctggagggacgtgtcctcaaatagtttggcatggctgaccgccTCGAATGTCTTCAATAGGTCCAgagccacgaggaccgtcctatcacatggcaaGGGCTGATTGAAGTCAAggtaaatgtgtgcggtgatggtatgcaaagcagttgttgtgttatgtagtcttcgaaatccatgctggtgctcggcgaatggaaattctccaacgaggctcgggaggagtagcctctcaagcgtctttgctactggtgagagaagagagttcggtctgtacgactcccccttactcggatcctttacaggcttcagtagcgggatcactctgcccatttccagatatcgggaactataagagtgttcaaaaatAGGTTGAGTACAGTTATAAAGTACAcgactccaggtaaatccataATTCTtaagcatcaatgtagagattccgcctAGTCCCAACGCCCTGGATGACTTGGCGCCTCGGGTGATATTCGTAACtttgtccacggtaaattgtgatggctgtccatcggctcggagaccactgATGGCTCTCCTTCTAGCCCTGTCACCCTCGGCATGCACactaaattgacggttgaactgcctggcgcacctcttcggatcagtcacagtcgccaaaagtgactgaggtccggTGATCTCTTCTACCGATGTTCGAGAATGATTTACCACAGATTCTGCAGCAGCTTTGTCTTCTGGATCGTTGCaatcaatatgttcttccgactcataaaatctactatcccgttgcaattcaattgcaagaatGATACACTTACCGGCACTGTCCAGGCAATAATGGGACTGGGGTGCGTATATtaccgcacgggagaggtcggagggctcacatagtccgacgacgacgcttgtgacccgctgctgtctatgtttgcacagcaccttgcaacatatttagtgtgactatactcctgtaatgatgtaaggccagagcaagatcggaaatgcatccactccatgcaccggttacacctcactgacaccgaccgatgatggtgGCGATGAAGAAGACGGTTctgacgaaaaaaggacaaaCACAAACAGAGGCAGCAGCCCTTGTTGATGAAGGACTCAATCGGATCAACCCGGTACGTACAAACAGCTGCCATGTTTATAGTATTAGTGTTTTGTATAGTGTTATCTTcgtttgacgaaaggtgtttgaagcgatagtacggtccatataattgaatgtttgaagattatttcatggaaatgttgaccgtgactgtgccTCTGCTAAGTCCAATTTCACGAATCAATCGAACGATCTAGGcgcccaattgaccggtcccgaatgtgaaataaaatattcaccgaactcgcctttcaatacgtcccaccgtcttgttgaaaccacatgtcatgcaagtcaagctcttgcattttgggcaaaaaagggtGCATaacatctcacggtagcgctcaccattcacacttacgttacgattcatctttgaagaagtacggtccaatggtgccaccagcccataaaccacatcaAACTTTACGTACTCATTGAACCAAAAACGAGCTtcatcgtaaaatggaagaagtgcgcgatgtactttcttaacagagcacgaattttgataattAATTTCAATCatatgcaagcgttgttcgtttgtaagtcggttcatggttaaattatagaccaaactgaaaatgttttgcagttaaacaaaacacgaaacgtgcgtgagctgtttaaaccagtgctgtctaaaagataatagctgaaaatcaccctttataacactTTATAATATAGtgttatataatataatatttaGGCGGGGGTTGCAGATTTCAGCCTAAGTACGATGTTCAGAGATATTTGAATTATATTAAGTGCTATAAAAAATGTCGTTGTCAGGGAGGACTCCTCAGTGTGGCAGTGAATTATGGGTCCATCAACCAGTTTCAGAGGCAAAAAGTCTTTATTTTTTCAACATATCATAAAGCCATATAAGTCAAAAATAGGGAAATTTATACACAGTAAAGCCAAAGTTGTACGTCAAATAGTTTGTTAAGATTTTAAGGTTTGTTCACATTTtgtttggaggccaccatagcacagaggttagcgtcgccgcctatggcgctgaacgcctgggctctaaccctggcgagaacgtcagaaaaaatgttcaggggTGCTtacctcctcctaatgctggcgacatttgtgagatacttctctccaaagaagtgtcggcCTGCAACAAGCTACTCGAACTAGGCTTATCAATAAACTTCaacttgaatgggacagcactcattaatatgtgagaagtttgccggtatttcttaatagaatgttcatggacaaatttttacatcttgttaattttttcatataattcatataaataataataattttcacATTTATAAACACAAATTTTTGAATCTTGTGGCTGCTGCACTGACAATGTATATAAAACTTAACAGCCTAGTGGGAAATAGCTTGGGATCTGTGCATCTACAAAGATGGGTTAGTAGAAGGACTCTCTAAGCTGTGTGCTTTCACCACTTTTCGAgcaggaaaatttaaaattttttattgttaattgtacttatatatgaaaatccaaaaagaaaatattagaaTGTTTTCTTGGAAAAACTATACCCAAATCCACGGTTTGAAACTCACAGTTTTAAAGAACTAATTTCGATCGTGCATTACTATAGGTTACGTATGAATAAGGAAGACCATTTTGGTTTTTGGAACCCggttattaattttgttttaaatgagCACAGTTATTGTCAAATTCTTACCACGCCTTGTTAACACATCTTAAAACATTGTAATTTTTATCGATTTATTTTCGATTGAGAaggtttgaaagaaattttgtctggaaaatgtgatcaaaattttgtcttggatgaaaatttgatcaaaattaattattaagagaattttatcgaaattttatgaaaaaggttatccaaaatttcaataagaatatcccatgcaaattttttcttaagaaaattttaagcgatATTTGTTTgcatagaaagcattaaacaatagtctaaagccggacaatatcctgcaatggaatctcaatcaGATTATAAGATTAAGCGCAAATAGACAAAAGTTATTTTCTCGACAGTAAACCTATATTTGTCCCAGACAATTGACTCTtgactttatttatttatgtatttattaatgcgtgctaattacaaaatccttagatgttttccataccatgtCCCTAAGATGCTTCATGTTTGCCATTGTATCCCTACCtatgtgccggtgtctgttagccacgaaagccgggtaatggcctaggaaatgctccaatctctcatcatcttcctgtTGAAGAACATTGGACTTGGTTtaccataaaaataaatgttttttgcgatacatttttgaaagaatttgtgtaaaatttaaagttattttACCCTGACAGTatctttcattcttgatatacaGAACATGTCATTCAtggtttcaactagtttttctttattaataaattattttaaagtcAAACGTTTGAAATTGATTGTGCATATTGAACTGGGTGCAACAAAAGGAAGGCCCTTTTACCATAGACGAAGCAGcttaagggtttacaataaacaaagttagttacgttcaataatactacgttAATGACAAACGTTTAAAATGGTGAAGCGAAACGTTAGACGGTTACAATGTAAGCCaaacttcgtgataaaagttttttgtttgtcgtaaaaatcctcaaacgttttattttttgcgtgtacaCATACTTTCACTTGCGCACCGATTTtgcgtaagtgagctcgtaaacctgtgtcccgttatgacaccgagAGCTATACCGActctcctcataggattttcggcgtcctTCCAACCGTTTTACTTTTCCACACGCAGTTAACTCAGACTGTTTCttccgaaaggctttgggttaaccaagtttattggccgCCCTGGTtcttattgccctgatggccagttcattgtccgtaaagatgttcacactcgacgtcctcgcgttaacactacatcacttcacgcatttcgtgatcgcccggttctccgcctgcaggaccgtattaagaACAGGcggtcgaaaacagatctctaTCCttcggttctcaatgtagaccccaggcccactctttcctccagctttgatccatctgtgtggCATGATCTcccaaatggcaataccagagtttcgtcaatccaagactctgtcgctggcatcagtgcctccccccgacctcaagtgtcgtctcaggtatccgatcggaaacctcttccattgcTTTCGTGTTTCCGAtcatcgtctcgattataccgcgacggtatgacctgctccttttCTCTATCAATtcgcccatcgccttaagtcttatagccgcagtttctgcctcacacttaatctgtatgtctattagggtgatgacttttttacaacctcatatccCTGTACCAAAATATACTAATTTTAAATGAATCATTtggtcacccattatatatttccttcttgcCAAATCTCACATCTCTatctccatctgtaaagaaagtttccaattttacgaattttgaatggatcatttagtcacccatcatatgttTCCTAGTTGTATCTacaagccaaatttcagatctctaggtccatctgtaaagaaagtacaaaagggtaccaattgcggtactaaacgtacgttttctcccgttaccagtactattttttactttttctttacactctcatccttttgcaccagatgtcttttaagtcaaaattCTACCCCTATCCATCACCATGCGCAATCTTCATTCCCATTTCGTAcct includes:
- the LOC106084413 gene encoding uncharacterized protein LOC106084413 isoform X4, which codes for MDKGNQQPKEGYYQPAGPLISAHVIQPVTAGPQPIPPNVPLLPTTNTKLKTLSTNAEGESTSLSANTGTAEGPDTELLLTGGDLTPYRYPPHNGNGSGSAAAAAAAHHSQQQQHQLHQQAAAHAAAAAAAAAAAAHQSSPYPRSIHTPMHYSTPYPSNYYSPYPSEPVCYSPPAYQPYFPTKVYQSAPPPSHHSAYRRYPYYPPGHPPPPADLYEQSPPPPSTAGPTGPPPVTGPPPPSQAGQHPSSTAPGGNQLVPTGPSGHSQHLEHYSGPPGYYPGYGTGGAAAGQCYTRSIQAPYMEYPPQCPCPMQQSCPKNVHTGPHIGSNSINRTHNASSNNNSSSNNSTLANLSGNTTTITTNSSATIVNHCNSNSKCSNLNVSTSMQHNSSNKPTMSDTSTVNNSSSNRNNNNSITATMILNANNKHNNSNNSEVNSNRGPVKNLKNATETQIETSNKHVNDNVPLLSVKTELSSDDTDNKSQYEENVVTPPTPPGAFSTNEDKLKDSSDKDTAIQDVEESTDKLQTTNAMTVASPTPIEAYDLTTTTPPLAASAGSAAMPPVKNSTQSTQHTMTVGRRARIGKSMAWNMVYAGAATHPTAANPVPTNLSNPALPTQACLPGRTGSQPVSPLHIATSPTSTATVASTVLRRPTATHSDHGSTSPEHNVNGLLGKTPTPTTFFVNNVITKQEIVEVQAPLLLKAEIKSEKIKLEDDILDTMLLQHSNVAQHQSHGCQQSPQKHIIPEKNELKIIKAEPITLSEILHESKVKIEQDCEILTPSVSKDSPLEQRPERRTELLVPKTQGRMRLLPSWQQPIHATPPPLPAVNCDIDLSTTSDDEVLDLCHSPVTGCSSSSASQPNSGKRMKILEFNKNQCKKSPPNSYKSLIKQAEPKMYLCLSRKFEKKSRSGRIHSFKSNKGSALNNGMRRRELLLTDQQKESLRLRKKKLAAMEKRRRESKELKRSELRLKRKCTKESKTTNTDKLSIKGENSELEDIKHNCGKVKAEHDVIDLVEDEEVDELVKNKDNDGIALKEVSVATNKEDIVVGRVPTASPKPSPKRGKPPKKPAIPMHLIETIDAVARGYFSEPECRTACSPGPSDLHRINTSTEEKETSRKPLALKMQKKTKTTLEKRSKSETKKPLNAHTDILTSGCLIREQLARPLLDTAQSLTTSKSMEKLSTPTGVALDGGVSLEMASGENIQKSATKVRTKETKPNIIREKKQKKCTQLFKKSKAPAEANTMVKDSILIKENQLSGLSLEANNNGYHLEKPKEAQNLPEKSDNLLVESTKSAENLLSFLPGAVENSTNFTFNAQTPPSILLMDPLVFNATGATSSNIVAPASASPTPLQSQHSNGTIQPATTPVFLPPMPRVVCHSHHQHGVKRNRSRSKFGSRKRQKLKHSTVSFEVDETLPPAPRMDVVPKWNNGWTWEGKQFQGAVFLNSDDPLVIRTCYPAMRHLEGDIIRTRDCVLLKANEDNELPYVAKVAHLWENPEDGEMMMSLLWYYRPEHTEQGRQLCDSPDEVYASRHRDHNSVACVEDKCYVLTFSEYCRYRRRLRAAEEDIEDVNIVPKRPNYYSIRIVPDNTNPELVMFCRRAYEFRTRRLLKMPNKQDYYVVNS